The genomic interval TGGCGTCAAAGTGTTCGGGCGCGACGCGGACATCGGCGAGGCTGCGCGGCATGCCGAGCCCGCGGATGAAGGCGTCCAGCACGTCGGCGGCAGCAAGGCTCGGATGGCCCATCGCGGCTGCGACGATCGCCTGGCGGTCGGCATTGTCGCGCGCGTTCCAGCGCATCACCGCCGGCAGCATCACGCAGGAGGTGTAGCCATGCGGCACGTCGAAGGCGGAGCCCAGCACGTAGCCGATGCCGTGGCTCGCGCCCATCGGCACGCCGGCCGACAGTGCCCCCATCGACAGCCACGTACCGATCTGCGCGTCCATCCGCGCGTCGAGATCGGCAGGGTTGGCCTTCACCCGCGGCAGCGCGTCGGCGAGCATCGCAAGTCCCTTGACCGACTGCGCGTCGGCAAAGGGATGCGTCTCGCGCGAGCAGATCGCCTCCACGCAATGATCCACCGCGCGGATGCCCGTCGAGAGGAACAGCCATTCCGGCGTGTGCACGGTGACGGCGGGATCGAGGATCGTCACGCGCGGCACCACCAGCGGGTGCCGGAGCATCTCCTTGACGTTGATCTTCCGGTTGGTGACGCCGGCGATGGAGCTGAATTCGCCGCCTGCGATCGTGGTCGGCACGCTGATCTGGCGCACGATGGGCGCGGCCATCTCGGGCGCGACACCCTTGTGGACGCGGATCTTCTCGATGCCATCGATCGTGTCGATGCCGTTGGCAAGGCAGAGCTGCACCGCCTTGGCGCCATCGGTGATGGAACCGCCGCCGACGGTGACGATGATATCGGCGCGCGCCTCGCGCGCCGCATTCGTCGCCGCGATCACGGCCTCGCGCGGCGTATGCGCCGGCATCGCGTCGAACACCCCCACGCAGCGGGAGCCCAGGGCCTGCCTGATCTTCTGGATTTCATCGGTCTCGCGGTTCAGCGTGCCGGAGACCATCAGGAAGGCGCGGTTCAACCTGAGCCGGTCCAGCTGCTCGACGATGGCGCTTGCAGCCGGCAGGCCGAACACGACCTCGTCGATCGCGCCGTAAACGACACGTCCTTGGTACACGCTGTCCTCCCGGGGACATCAGTCTTGTTTTTCTTGAGATAATCTAGCCGAGCCCGCCGCATCAGTCATGCGCGAACACGCTGGCACGATGTCACCCTCCTCCTCCAGGGGAGGGTGACATGACCCGCTCCTCGATTCATGAGCCCAGTCACTAAGTCTATTCGCGCGCCGCCGGCTAATCGCCGTGCACGCGATTGGATCTGTCTCTGTCAACCTGTCCACGTGGGCAGGCATCCCAGCGGGGATTGCGCGGGTCGCCGTCTTGAAGAGTTCATTATTGAGACCCATCTTGTGCCGCCTGCGGGTAAGGGGCTACCCTGTTTGCTGCCGCAGCCACCAAGGAAGGGGGCACGAGATGAGCGAGCCGAACCAGGGGCAGCATTTTGCGCGACGGCTATCCGCGTCGCCTCCCTTCCTGAGCGTTGTGGCCCTGAGCTTTGCCGGCCTTCTTGCCGGTTGCGACCGGCCGGCCCAGCAGGCAGCCGCGCCGCCACCGCCGGCGGTGACCGTCGCCCAGCCCACAAAACGCACCGTGACCGATTGGGATGAGTTCACCGGCCGCTTCGAGGCGGTCGAGGAGGTGCAGGTGCGTGCCCGCGTCGGCGGCTTCGTCAACTCCGTCGAATTCCAGGACGGTGCGATCGTGCGCACCGGTGACCTGCTTTATGTCATCGACCCCCGTCCGTTCGAGGCGGCGGCCCAGCAGGCCGACGGCAAGCTTTCTGACGCGCGCGCCAAGGTCGAGCTTGCCAAGCGCGAACTCGACCGCGCTCTCAACCTGGTCCAGACCAATGCCGTCTCCGAGCAGGTCGTCGACCAGCGCCGCCAGGCCTTGCAGGCCGCCCACGCCGCCGAGATGCAGGCCGAGGGCGAACTGAAGGTGGCCAAGCTCAATATCGAGTTCACCCATGTGCAGGCGCCGCTCACAGGACGTGTCAGCCGCCACCTCGTCAGCCCCGGCAATCTCGTGCAGGGCAGCGACAACGGCGCCTCGACCTTGCTCACCTCGATCGTCACGCTCGATCCGATCTACATCTATTTCGACTTGGACGAGGCGACCTATCAGAGAAATTCGCGGCTCTGGCACGAGGGCAAGCGGCCGAGCTCGCGCGATACGCCCAACCCGGTGCAGGTGACGCTCGCCGGCGAGACAAAACCGTCGCATGACGGCGTCATCAACTTCCTCGACAACCGTCTCGACGCCTCGACTGGCACGCTGCGCAGCCGTGCGGTGATCAAGAACACCGACCTGTCCATCCTGCCCGGCCAGTTCGGCCGCGTGCGGCTGATCGGCAGCTCGCCCTATGAGGCGCTGCTGATCCCGGACACAGCTGTCGCAACCGACCAGTCCCGAAAAATCGTCTTCGTGGTCAAGCCCGACGACACCGTCGAAGCGAAACCCGTGATGCTCGGCCCGCTCGACGACGGCCTGCGCGTGATCCGCGAAGGATTGAAGGCCGACGACCGTGTCATCGTCGACGGCATCCAGCGCGCCCGCGTCGGAGCCAAGGTCACCACGCACACGGCCCAGGCGCCGGCCGGTGGCAAGTCATGAATCTCGGCCGCCTCTCCATCAACCAGCCCATTTTGGCGATGGTGCTGTCGATCGTGCTCCTGATCGTGGGCGCGCTTGCCTACACCACGCTGCCGGTGTCCGAATATCCGCAAGTGGTGCCGCCCACCGTGGTCGTCACCACGCAATATCCCGGCGCCTCCGCGCAGACCGTGTCGGATACGGTCGCCGCTCCCATCGAGCAGGAGATCAACGGCGTCGAGGACATGCTGTATCTCTACAGCCAGGCGACCTCGAACGGGCAGTTGACCATCACGGTCACCTTCAAGCTCGGCACCGATCTCGACAAGGCCCAGGTGCTGGTGCAGAACCGCGTCGCGATCGCGCAGCCGCGTTTGCCCGAGGAAGTCCAGCGCAACGGCGTCACCACGCGCAAGAACTCGCCCGACATTTTGATGGTCGTGTTCATGCTGTCGCCCGACGACACCTTCGACCAGCTCTACATCTCCAACTACGCGCTGCTCCAGGTGCGCGACCAGCTCCTGCGGCTCGATGGCGTCGGCGACATCCAGATCTTCGGCGCGCGCGATTATTCGATGCGGCTGTGGCTCGATCCCGACCGTATCGCCAATCTCGGCCTGACCTCGACCGAGGTGCTCGCGGCGATCCGGTCGCAGAACGTGCAGATTGCTGGCGGCCAGATCGCCGAGCCGCCGATCGCGGACCGCGCCTTCCAGCCGAACCTCACCTTCACCGGACGGCTGAAGGACCAGAAACAGTTCGAGGAGATCCTGATCAAGGCCGGCGCCGACGGCCGCACGGTGCGCCTGCGCGACGTTGCCCGCATCGAGCTCGGCGCGCTGTCCTACACCACCAACAGCTTCCTGCTCCGGAAATCGGCCGTCGCCATGCTGGTCACGCAGCGGCCCGGGTCGAACGCGCTGGCGACTGCCAAGAACATCTCCGACACCATGACGCGGCTGAAGGCGAGCTTTCCGAAAGGCCTCGACTACAACATCGGCTATAACCCGACCGAGTTCATCGCGCAATCCGTCCACGAGCTGATCAAGACCATCTATGAGGCCATGGTGCTCGTGGTCATCGTGGTGCTGGTGTTCCTGCAGGGCTGGCGTCCCGCGATCATCCCGATCATCGCGATTCCGGTGTCGCTGGTCGGCACCTTTGCCGTGATGGCGGCGCTCGGCTTCTCCATCAACAACCTCACCTTGTTCGGCCTGGTGCTCGCCGTCGGCATCGTGGTCGACGACGCCATCGTGGTGGTCGAGAATGTCGAGCGGCATCTTGAGCATGGCATGAGCCGGCGCGATGCGGCGCTGAAGACCATGGAGGAGGTCGGCGGTGCGCTGGTGTCGATCGCGCTGGTGCTGTGCGCCGTGTTCGTGCCGACCGCATTCATTGGCGGCATCTCCGGCCAGTTCTTCCAGCAATTCGCCGTCACGATTGCGGTCGCCACTGCGATCTCCTGCTTCTGCTCGCTGACGCTGTCGCCGGCGCTGGCCTCGCAGATCCTGGTGCCGCATGAGGAGAAGCGGCCGCCGGCGCGCTGGAATTTTGTCGCGCGCGGCTGGGACGCATTCACCGGCGTCTTCAACCGCACCTTCGACCGGCTGGCGCATGGCTATGCAGGCGTCGCCAACTTCGTGATCCGCCATTCCGTGGTGATGCTGCTGTTCTACGTCGCACTGATCGGCAGCGCCGGCTGGCTGATCGTGACCACGCCGCAGGGCTTCATCCCGTCGCAGGATCGCGGCTACGTCATCATCTCCGTGCAACTGCCGGGCGCGGCGTCGTTGGCCCGCACCACGGAGGTCGTTCGCGAGATCGAGCGTATCGCGCTGGACACGCCTGGCATCGTCCGCGTCGCCGCCTTCGCCGGCTTTTCCGGCGCGACACGAACACAGGCCGGCAATGCCGCCGCGCTATTTCCGGTGTTCGATGAGCCGGAGGTGCGCCTGAAGAAGGGTCTTTCGGCGACCGCCATCACCGGCGAGCTGCGCAAGCGCCTGTCCGCGATCCAGGGCGCCTTCATCATCGTCATCCCGCCGCCCGCCGTGCCGGGCATCGGTACCGGCGGCGGCTTCACCATTCGCGTGCAGGACCGGCAGGGCCGCGGCGCGCAAATGCTGGCGGCGGCGACCGACGAGCTCGTCGGCGCCGCGCGAAAATCGCCAAGCCTCACCTCGGTGTTCTCGCCGTTCACGGCCAACACGCCGCAGGTGTTCGTCGACATCGACCGCACCAAGGCGCAAAAACTCGGCGTTCCCATCGCCAATATCAACGACACCATCCAGACCTATTTCGGCTCGACCTACGTCAACGACTTCAATCTGTTCGGCCGCACCTATCACGTCACCGCGCAGGCCGATCAGCCGTTCCGGAAAGAGACCAGCGACCTGTCGCGGCTGCGCACCCGCAATGCCGCGGGCGACATGGTGATGCTCGGCAGCGTGGTCGATTTCCGCGACGTCTCCGGCCCCGACCGCGTCGCGCGCTACAATCTCTATCCGGCGTCCGAGCTCCAGGGCGAGCCGACGCCGGGCACGAGCTCGAGCACCGCGCTCAACGCGATCAAGAAGCTTGCCGACGACACCTTGCCGAGCGGCTTCAGCTTCGAATGGACCGACCTGTCCTATCAGCAGGTCACCGGAGGCAATGCCGGCCTGTTCGTATTTCCCATCTGCGTGCTGTTCGTCTATCTCGTGCTCGCCGCGCAATACGGCAGTTGGACCTTGCCCTTCGCGGTGATCCTGATCGTGCCGATGTGCCTGCTCGCCGCCACCATCGGCGTGCGGCTGATGGGCCAGGACGTCAATATCCTGACCCAGATCGGATTCGTCGTGCTGGTGGGCCTAGCCGCCAAGAACGCCATCCTGATCGTCGAGTTCGCGCGCGATATCGAGCTCGAAGGCAAGCCGCGACTGGAGGCCGTCATCGAGGCCTGCCGGCTGCGGCTGCGGCCGATCCTGATGACGTCCTTCGCCTTCATCCTCGGCGTGTTGCCGCTGGTGATCTCGACCGGCTCAGGCTCGGAGATGCGGCAGGCCGTCGGCGTCGCCGTGTTCTTCGGCATGATCGGCGTCACGCTGTTCGGCCTCGTCTTCACCCCGATCTTCTATGTGGTGGTGCGGAACTTGGCTGAGGGGCGGAATACGAAGAAGGCCGAGACCGCAGCGTGATGTTCCCCCAACGTCGTCCTGGCGAAAGCCAGGACCCATTACCCCAGGGAGCAGTTGTGGTGCGAAGTTGGTGGTTGCCGATCTTCGCCAAACTTCTCCCTGGGGTAATGGGTCCTGGATCTGCGCTTCGCTTGTCCAGGACGACGACGTTTGCGGGACCTTGTGCCCATACTAACGGCTGAGACCGAAATGGATGGGCACGGCTGGGGTTCTTCACTAGTATCCGCGCGATTTCAAAACAGAACACTGCTGGGAGACAACATATGAAATCAGCACTTTTGGCGGCCGTTGGTGTGAGCGCGCTGCTGTTAGTGGCGCCTGCGTCCGCACAAGGCGTCAAGATCGGCATCCTCAACGACCAGTCCGGCGTCTACGCCGATTACGGCGGCAAATGGTCGGTCGAGGCCGCCAAAATGGCGATCGAGGATTTTGGCGGCGAGGTGCTCGGCCAGAAGATCGAGCTCGTCACCGCAGACCACCAGAACAAGCCGGATCTCGCGGTCTCGATCGCGCGGCGCTGGTATGACGTCGAGAACGTCGACATGATCACGGAGCTGACGACATCCTCCGTCGCGCTCGCGATCCATGAGCTTTCCAAGGAAAAGAAGAAGATCGACATCGTCGTGGGTGCGGCGACCTCGCGTCTCACGGGCGACGCCTGCCAGCCCTACGGCTTCCACTGGGCCTATGACACCCATGCGCTCGGCGTCGGCACCGGCGGCGCGCTGACCAAGGCGGGCGGCGACACCTGGTTCTTCCTGACCGCCGACTACGCGTTCGGCTACGCACTGGAGAAGGACACCAGCGACATCGTGCACGCCAATGGCGGCAAAGTGGTCGGCTCGGTGCGCGTACCGCTCAACTCGTCCGACTTCTCCTCCTTCCTGCTGCAGGCGCAGAGCTCGAAGGCGAAGATCGTCGGCCTCGCCAATGCCGGCCTCGACACCACCAACTCGATCAAGCAGGCGGCCGAGTTCGGCATCGTCACCGGCGGCCAGAAGCTCGCCGGCCTCTTGATGACGCTCGCCGAAGTCAACGGCCTCGGTCTCCAGGCTGCGCAGGGCCTCGTGCTGACCGAAGGCTATTACTGGGACCTCAACGACAAGACGCGCAATCTCGGCGAACGCTTCCTCAAGCGCACTGGCAGAATGCCGAGCATGATCCATGCCGGCACCTATTCGTCGACGCTGAGCTACCTGAAGGCGGTGAAGGCCGCCGGCACCAAGGATCCGGACGCGGTCGCCAAGAAGCTGAAGGAGCTGCCGGTCGACGACGACTTTGCAAAGGGCAAGGTGCTCGAGAATGGCCGCATGGTCCACGACATGTATCTGTTCGAGGTCAAGAAGCCCTCGGAGTCAAAGAAGCCCTGGGACTATTACAAGCTGCTCGCGACCGTGCCGGGCGACCAGGCGTTCTTCTCCGCCAAGGACAGCGGCTGTCCCGCGACGAAGTAAACTGCCTCTTCCCATCAATTGGGATGCTGATTGTGTCATCGTCCCGGCGCCTCGCCGGGACGATTTTCTTTGAGCGCTTCGGCCCGATGCATGCCAGCAATGACCCCATAGACGCCCGAATCGGCTCCAAAATGCCGAATCTGTGGGGTCCGGCGCCTCGCGGGGCATGGTGCTTTGGCCGCTCTTGGCGTAAAGCGTGCATCAAATTGCCACGCGTGCGGCTGTGCCGTCTGCCGGGCACGCAGCCCGGGTCATTTGACCTGACGTTCTGCGCCTGAACCCAACCAAGGCTTTCCATCTCGTGTCATTCCCGACCACAAGTGCGCCGCTCGCCCGAGCATTGGCCGAGCGCAGCTACGATCGTCCGACCCCTGTTCAGCTTGCCGTGCTTGCGGACGAAGCGGTCGACCGCGACCTGCTCGTCTCGGCTCAGACCGGCTCGGGCAAGACCGCCGCCTACGGATTGGCGATCGCAAACAATCTGCTCGGCACGGACGAGAGATTCGAACAGGCGGCCGCACCGCTTGCCCTCGTCGTGGCCCCGACCCGCGAGCTCGCCTTGCAGGTCCAGCGTGAACTTGCATGGCTCTATGGGCACGCCGGTGGTCGCGTCGTCTCCTGTGTCGGCGGCATGGACCCGCGCCGCGAGCAGCGCGAGCTTGCCGCGGGCGCGCACATCGTGGTCGGGACGCCCGGCCGCTTGTGCGATCATCTGCGGCGCGGCCGTCTCGACATTTCCGAGTTGAAAGCGGTCGTCCTCGACGAGGCCGACGAGATGCTCAATCTCGGCTTTCGCGAGGATATGGAGTTCATCCTCGAGACGACGCCGGAGACGCGCCGCACGCTGTTGTTCTCGGCGACGTTTCCGCGCGGCATCGTCGCGCTGGCAAAGCAGTATCAGCAAGACGCGTTTCGCATCGAGGTCGCAGGCGACGAAGGCGGCCACGCCGATATCGAGTACCGTGCCATCCGGATCGCGCCTGCCGATGTCGAGCACGCGGTCGTCAACGTCTTGCGCTACTTCGAGGCGCCGAGTGCGCTCGTGTTTTGCAACACGCGCGAGGCCGTCAGGCATCTGCAGGCGGCACTTTTGGAGCGTGGTTTTTCCGTGGTCGCTCTCTCCGGCGAGTTGACGCAGAACGAGCGAACCCAGGCGCTGCAGGCGCTGCGGGATGGACGCTCCCGCGTCTGCGTGGCGACCGATGTGGCGGCGCGCGGCATCGACCTGCCGAGCCTCGACCTCGTCATTCATGCGGACCTGCCAAACGACGCGGAAGTCTTGCAGCATCGCTCCGGTCGCACGGGCCGTGCAGGCCGCAAGGGCGTCAGCGTCCTGCTGGTGCCGCCAGCGCGACGACGGCGTGCGGAACTGCTGCTCAACCTGTCCGGCTCGGATGCGATCTGGGGCACGGCGCCGCAGGCAGATGACATCCGCAAGCTCGATCATGAGCGCATGCTGAAGGATGCGGTCTTCTCGGAGGAGACGACATCAGACGATCTTCTTCTGGCGCAGGCATTGCTCGCCGAGCGGTCGCCCGAGGATATCGCCGCGGCGCTCGCGCGACTTTATCGCGCGCGGCTTCCCTCGCCCGAAGATATCATCGATCCCGGCGAGGATCGCGGCCGGCCGCGTGACGGTCGCGGCCGGGATAACGCCCGATCCTCGCGCGACGATGATCGCCCGGCCGCGCCGCGGTCGAAGTCGGGAAAATCATCGTCGCGTCACGGCATGGCGGAGCCCAGCGTATGGTTTCGTGCCGCGATCGGAAAACGCAAGAATGCGGAAGCGCGCTGGCTGCTGCCGATGATCTGCCGTCGCGGCGGCATCGACAAGCGCGACATCGGTGCGATCAAGATCATGGACACCACGACCGAGTTCGAGATCGCCGAGCGGGTCGCCGACTCCTTCGCCGTCAAGGTCCGGCGTCCCGACAAGGAAGACAGCATTCGTATCGAGCCGCTGGCAGACGCTCCGCAGGCGCCTTCAGAGAAGCGCTCGCACGCGCCCCGGCGCGAGGCCCGCGACGGCGATCACGGTGCGCGTCGAGAGGACGATTCGCGTGATACTACCGGACCGAAGCATCGCGGCAAGCACAGCGACGGCGGGTCAAAATTCGGCGGCGAGCCGGCTTTCGCCAAGAAAAAGAAACGTCAGAACAAGCCCGGCCACGTCGAGCAACCGCGCGGCGTGACCGAATGGTCCGCGAAGGGCGGGTCCGGAAAGAAATCGAAGAAGAAGCGCCGCGGCTGATCCGCCGCCTCAGTGCGCCAGCCGCCACGCCACCGCACCCAGCGCGCCGATCCACAGCGCCAGGCTTGCCATGGCCTGGATCGCAAAGCCCGGGCCGCGCTTGGCGGCTTCCTTTGAATAGCCGATGAAGTAGACGATGCGGCCGATGATCCAGACCGCGCCGATCGCGGCCGCGATCGCATCGCTGAAATAGATCGCGAACAGCCACAGCGACGGCAGGAAGATCGGCATCCATTCCAGCGTGTTCATCTGGATGCGGAAGGCGCGCTCGAAATCCGGATGGCCCGACATCGCCGGCGCCTTGACGCCCGTCGCGACGCGCGACCGTGAGACGTTGATGCTGGTGTAGAAGTAGAGCGCGATGGCAAGCAGCGTGACGAGGGCGGTGAGGTGGTGCATTGCTAGGTCCTTCAACGAGCTGGCGGTTCAATAGCCCGTCAATTCGAGATAGCCAACGCCATTATGCGTGCCGGCAAAGCTGATCGGTCCTTCCCAGTAGGAAAATCCCGTCCCCATCCAGGCCTTTGAATTGAGCGGCTTGCAGGAAATCAAGAAAGATCGCGACGGGATCGCGATCTGCCATTCGACGGGCAGCTTGCGTCCGGCAACCTCCGCCGTTGCCTTTGGCGTCATCTGGATGTCGCGGCCGGTGATCGCTTCCGTACTGCCGTCCGCTGCGATCCAGTTGCCGAAGGGATAATCCTGCCCGTCCTTCTGCCGCAGCCGGTACAGCATCAGCTTGTCGCCGGACGAAAGATGCAGCGACAGCCAGTCCCATCCCGTTTGATCTGACGCGAGCGGCTGGCTGCTCCATTCGCGGTCCATCCAGGCCTGGCCCGACACATCCACGGTCTTGTCGTCGACCGTCAGCGTACCCTGGGCGCGGAAGAATGGCTGGCTGTAGTAGTAGGATGCCTGGCCGCGTTCGGATTTGCGACTGAAGCCGGCATCGCCTTGCAGCACCACTGCGCGATCGGCCTGCAGCGTCAGCGCGTAGCTGAAATTGGCGGCCGATGCCTTCAACACCACCGGCGCCAGCGTGCGATCGTCCGTGGTGTCTGTCCCCTTCATCTCCCAGGCATCGATCCAGGCCGCAAACGGCTTTGCCGTCACGCCGGCCTGTCCGACGCCACCGCGCGCAAACAATTCGCTGAAGCGATGGGTATCGGCGCGGGTCACGGCCGCATGCGCCATCCAGATGTGTTGGTTGGCCCAGCCCTCGCGTTGCGGCGGCGCTGCTGCGGCCTGCCGAAACAGCGTCCATTGCAACCCGCATGGCGCGCCCGTGGCGTCGACGAGGTTCGCCGTCAGGTACCACCATTCGATGCGAAAATCCGGATGCGGGCCGTGATCGGCGGGGAAAGCGAAGGTCTTTCCCGGCACGACCGGCGCAAAGCCGTCGGCGGTCTCGCCCAGCCCCGCATATCCCTGCGCGAATGCCTGGCGCGGCAGAGTGAGGGCGGCGAGGCCGCCCGCAAAGGCGCGACGCGATATCCGGTCACCGCTCATTGGCAAACACCTTCACGAGATTGGCTGGCTGCATCCGTGCAAGCCGCAACACGGGCAGCAGTGCCGCGAGCAGGGATGCCAGGAGCGCTACCGCGACGAGCTCCACCAGTTGCAGCGGAAACACGTGGAACGGCAGCCGCCAGCCAAAGGCCTTCACGTTCACGATCGCGATCAGGCACCACGCCACCAAGAGTCCCAGCGGCAGCGCGAGCAGGGCGGTGAACAGCGCGACCGACAGCGTCTTGGTCAGCTCGATCGCGGCGAGCCTCGGCCGCGTGATGCCGATCGCCCAGAGCGGCGCGAGCTGCGGCAGGCGCGAATTGGCGAGCGTCAGCAGGCTGGTCAGCAGCGCGATGCCGGCGACGCCGAGCGTGAAGGCGTTGAGCGCCGACGTCACCGCAAAGGTGCGGTTGAAGATGCGTATCGATTCCGCCTTCACCGTGGCCTGGTCGGCGACGCCGCGGTCGTCGAGCGCAAACTGTTTTTGGAGCGCCGAGATCAGTTCCGGAATCTTGTCCCGTGGCACGATGAGCCCCATCCGCGTCTGAGGAACTTGCGGAAAGTGCCGCATCAGGGCCGCGACATTGACGGTGAGCTGCCCCTTGGGATTGCCGTAATCGGCATAGATGCCGGCGATGTCGACCTCCCAGGCGCCGCCCGGCGCCGGGATCTCGATGACGTCGCCGACGCGAACGTTCAAGCGCCGGCTCAATTGCTCGCTGATGAAGGCGGCATTGCCCGGCACGAGCCGTTTCCAGGCCTGCGGCGCCGTCTCCAGCAGCGGCCAGCGCTCGCGATAGAGCGCGTGATCAGGCAGCCCGAGCAGTTCTACCGGCTGTCCTGCGACTTGAGTCTCGGCGCGCCCGCCCGACAGAATGGCTTCGACCTCGCTCCGCTCGCGCAGCCAGCTCCTTATCGCGACCGCCTTCGCATTGTCTGATGCGCTGACGTAGACGTCGGCTGCGAGTCGCCCGTTCAGCCAACCGAGGAAGGTGCGACTAAAACTTTCGACCATGGTGGAGACGCCGACATTGACGGCGAGCGCAAGCAGCAGCGCCATCAGCGCCAGCGACAGGCCGGAGAGCTGCTGGCGGCTATCGGCCCAGAACCACAGCGCGAGCGGGGAGCGCGCGCTGCGCTGGCCGGTGCGCAGGATGATCTCGAGGAACGCCGGCAGGATCAGTGCCGTGCCGAGCATCAGCGCGGCCAGCACGCCAAAGCCTGCGATCAGGGAATCGCCATAGCGCAGCAGGAGCGCCGCCACTACGAACACCGCAAGTGCCGCCGACCCTTGCAAAATCAGCCAGCGGTACTGGGCCTGCTGCCAGGCCTGCGGCTGCGCCGTCGCGAGCAGCGGCAGACGGATCGCCTTGGCAAGGCTGGTCGCGGCCGCTATCAGCGCGCCAAAGATGCTGATGCCGATGCCGGCGAACCACCATTCCCCGCGCAGCGCTAGCTGCCCCGGAATCTGCGCGCCATAGAGCCCGCGCAGCGACGCCGCGACGTCAGGCAGCAGCGCCGCCGCGATGAAGTAGCCGCAGACGAGCCCGACGATGCCGGCAACGAGTGCCAGCGCCACCAGCTCGAACACCAGCACCGTGTTCAGCAGGCGCGCCGAAGCGCCGCAGGCACGTAACGTGCGCAGCATCGGCAGCCGCTGCTCGAATGCGAGACCAACAGCCGAGTTGACGATGAAGAGGCCCACGAAGAACGACAGCAGGCCAAAGGCGGTGAGATTGAGGTGAAAGCTGTCGGTGAGCCGTTCGAGCTCGGTCTCCGCGTCTGGTTCGACCAGTTGCAGGCGGTCGCCGACGACGCTGGCGAGTGGCGCCGGCTTGCTCTTGGCTTTGCCGATCAGGAGTCGCGAGATCTGGTCCGGCTTGCCCAGCAGGCGCTGCGCGACGCCGATGTCCACCACCAGCACGTCTGATACGAGCTGCGGCTGCACGCGCAACGGCGGCAATTTTGCGCCATTGCTGATCTGGAGCGCGGTGCCCTCGATCGCCTGCAGATCGCCGAGCGTTTCCCGCGCGATCAGGGTCTGGCCGGGTGGACCGACGAAGGCGGCGAGATCGGAGCCACCGAGGCTCGGCGCGTTGCCGACATCGGCCGGCAGCGTCACCGGCTCGATGCCGAGCAGGCGGAT from Bradyrhizobium arachidis carries:
- a CDS encoding efflux RND transporter permease subunit; translation: MNLGRLSINQPILAMVLSIVLLIVGALAYTTLPVSEYPQVVPPTVVVTTQYPGASAQTVSDTVAAPIEQEINGVEDMLYLYSQATSNGQLTITVTFKLGTDLDKAQVLVQNRVAIAQPRLPEEVQRNGVTTRKNSPDILMVVFMLSPDDTFDQLYISNYALLQVRDQLLRLDGVGDIQIFGARDYSMRLWLDPDRIANLGLTSTEVLAAIRSQNVQIAGGQIAEPPIADRAFQPNLTFTGRLKDQKQFEEILIKAGADGRTVRLRDVARIELGALSYTTNSFLLRKSAVAMLVTQRPGSNALATAKNISDTMTRLKASFPKGLDYNIGYNPTEFIAQSVHELIKTIYEAMVLVVIVVLVFLQGWRPAIIPIIAIPVSLVGTFAVMAALGFSINNLTLFGLVLAVGIVVDDAIVVVENVERHLEHGMSRRDAALKTMEEVGGALVSIALVLCAVFVPTAFIGGISGQFFQQFAVTIAVATAISCFCSLTLSPALASQILVPHEEKRPPARWNFVARGWDAFTGVFNRTFDRLAHGYAGVANFVIRHSVVMLLFYVALIGSAGWLIVTTPQGFIPSQDRGYVIISVQLPGAASLARTTEVVREIERIALDTPGIVRVAAFAGFSGATRTQAGNAAALFPVFDEPEVRLKKGLSATAITGELRKRLSAIQGAFIIVIPPPAVPGIGTGGGFTIRVQDRQGRGAQMLAAATDELVGAARKSPSLTSVFSPFTANTPQVFVDIDRTKAQKLGVPIANINDTIQTYFGSTYVNDFNLFGRTYHVTAQADQPFRKETSDLSRLRTRNAAGDMVMLGSVVDFRDVSGPDRVARYNLYPASELQGEPTPGTSSSTALNAIKKLADDTLPSGFSFEWTDLSYQQVTGGNAGLFVFPICVLFVYLVLAAQYGSWTLPFAVILIVPMCLLAATIGVRLMGQDVNILTQIGFVVLVGLAAKNAILIVEFARDIELEGKPRLEAVIEACRLRLRPILMTSFAFILGVLPLVISTGSGSEMRQAVGVAVFFGMIGVTLFGLVFTPIFYVVVRNLAEGRNTKKAETAA
- a CDS encoding iron-containing alcohol dehydrogenase, yielding MYQGRVVYGAIDEVVFGLPAASAIVEQLDRLRLNRAFLMVSGTLNRETDEIQKIRQALGSRCVGVFDAMPAHTPREAVIAATNAAREARADIIVTVGGGSITDGAKAVQLCLANGIDTIDGIEKIRVHKGVAPEMAAPIVRQISVPTTIAGGEFSSIAGVTNRKINVKEMLRHPLVVPRVTILDPAVTVHTPEWLFLSTGIRAVDHCVEAICSRETHPFADAQSVKGLAMLADALPRVKANPADLDARMDAQIGTWLSMGALSAGVPMGASHGIGYVLGSAFDVPHGYTSCVMLPAVMRWNARDNADRQAIVAAAMGHPSLAAADVLDAFIRGLGMPRSLADVRVAPEHFDAIAAQAMRTPWVPRNPRKIESPAQVREILFLAA
- a CDS encoding efflux RND transporter periplasmic adaptor subunit, producing the protein MSEPNQGQHFARRLSASPPFLSVVALSFAGLLAGCDRPAQQAAAPPPPAVTVAQPTKRTVTDWDEFTGRFEAVEEVQVRARVGGFVNSVEFQDGAIVRTGDLLYVIDPRPFEAAAQQADGKLSDARAKVELAKRELDRALNLVQTNAVSEQVVDQRRQALQAAHAAEMQAEGELKVAKLNIEFTHVQAPLTGRVSRHLVSPGNLVQGSDNGASTLLTSIVTLDPIYIYFDLDEATYQRNSRLWHEGKRPSSRDTPNPVQVTLAGETKPSHDGVINFLDNRLDASTGTLRSRAVIKNTDLSILPGQFGRVRLIGSSPYEALLIPDTAVATDQSRKIVFVVKPDDTVEAKPVMLGPLDDGLRVIREGLKADDRVIVDGIQRARVGAKVTTHTAQAPAGGKS
- a CDS encoding ABC transporter substrate-binding protein; the protein is MKSALLAAVGVSALLLVAPASAQGVKIGILNDQSGVYADYGGKWSVEAAKMAIEDFGGEVLGQKIELVTADHQNKPDLAVSIARRWYDVENVDMITELTTSSVALAIHELSKEKKKIDIVVGAATSRLTGDACQPYGFHWAYDTHALGVGTGGALTKAGGDTWFFLTADYAFGYALEKDTSDIVHANGGKVVGSVRVPLNSSDFSSFLLQAQSSKAKIVGLANAGLDTTNSIKQAAEFGIVTGGQKLAGLLMTLAEVNGLGLQAAQGLVLTEGYYWDLNDKTRNLGERFLKRTGRMPSMIHAGTYSSTLSYLKAVKAAGTKDPDAVAKKLKELPVDDDFAKGKVLENGRMVHDMYLFEVKKPSESKKPWDYYKLLATVPGDQAFFSAKDSGCPATK